The nucleotide window ATTAGCAGGGATGCCAAAACGGGTCGGATTCAGGCTAAGCGGGTCGGATCCGGGAGAAAATCCGATCCGCTTTAGTTGCGCGGGAAAAAGGAAAGCTATAAAGAAGGGCACGCAGATGCGATGatcggagaagaagaggaaaacaaGAGGGGATGGTGGCAGCGGCGGCGGAGAAGCCGGGCCGGAGCTTTCCGGCGTTCCCCTTCGACCCGTATCCTATCCAAAGCGAGTTCATGGAGTTCCTCTATGAATCTCTGGAGAAGGGCGGGGTTGCTATGCTTGAGAGTCCCACTGGTATTGattgaaaccctaaccctatcttcttctctctttttttcatcgatttgttgaaactttggtatcttttttggtttttttggatGCAGGGACGGGTAAAACCCTTAGCATTATATGTAGTTCGTTGCAATGGATCGTTGACAGGAGGAGCAAGCCGAAGCTTGCTGGAGAGAAGCCCGTCGCTGCTGATGATGCTGCTGAGGAAGAGCCTGACTGGATGAGGGATTTTGTAGTGGAATCAATGGAGAAAAGGGAGGTTGGGAGCAGGAGAAGATCTGGGTTTGGATTGAAGAGTTCTGGTGACAAGATGTCTTTACCGGGTCTAAGGAATGCAGAGAAATCAAAGGAGGAAGTTGGGAATGATGATGGTGCtggtgttgatgatgatgatgctcaGTTCTTGTTGGAAGATTATGAGAGTGATGAAGGGAGTGGGGGTTCCAAGAGAAAGGGGAGGAAGTGTTTGGATTTGAGCAGcagtgaagaagatgaggatGGAGGATTGGGGGAGATTGAGGAGGAGGTGAGCCCAAAGATATATTTCACTAGCCGGACGCATTCTCAACTCTCACAGTTTGTGAAGGAATTCAAGAGAACATCTTTTGCTTCAGAGATCAATCTTGTGTGCCTTGGATCTCGGAAGAACCTTTGCATAAATTCTGGTAATTATAGTTTACTAGCTacttgagttccaacctttggTGAAATTGTTTTGAGTTCATGATTGATTGTTGTCCAGAGGTTTCAAAGCTCAGAACTGCGAATCGGATCAATGAGAGATGTCTTGAGTTGCAGACAAATAAAAATCACTCCAAGATGAAGGTTTAATGGACCTTTGTTGGATCTCTGAtgatctttgtttgtttgtgtgcaaATTCAGCAGTTGTAATTAATTTGCAGGTGGGCAGTGATGGTGGGAGAACAAGGGGAAGGAAGGCTTCTGCTGGTTGTCCGATGCTCAAGAAGCAAAGTTCACGAGATTTGTTCAGAAATGAGGTTAGGGAACAAGGTGCTTTGGATATTGAAGACCTAGTGAAGATAGGAACCAAATATGGGGCATGTCCATATTATGGCACTCGAGATATGGTTCGAGCAGCAGACCTTGTGGTGCTTCCTTATCAATCACTTCTATTGAGTTCTGCTCGCGAATCACTTGGTCTGAACTTGAAAAACAGTATCATAATTGTTGATGAGGCACACAATTTGGCTGATTCCCTTACTAGTATGTACAATGCAAAAATCACTTTATCACAGGTAGTAGCCATTTGAAGTTTCTTTAATGCTTACCCTTGAAATGCTTATAGAACGTCTCTGAATTGATGTGGCTTCTGACTAGTATTCCTTCTCCTTACTGTTTCCTTAGCATGCTGAAGTTTGGCTTGATTAGTTTCTGTTAGATAGAGCAATAGAAACACTACAATGTTAACTGCACATCTTTGTTGTGGCTTGTGTATTTCATTTTGCAGTTGGAGCAGGTCCATTTACATCTTGAACTGTACTTTGATAGATTCCGAAATGTTCTCGGGCCAGCCAATTGGCGGTACATTCAAACTCTGCTAGCTTTGAGTCGGTCTTTCATGAAATTGCTGGCCGGTGACCAAAATGATTCAGAACGCTCAATgactattaatgattttttattttctcttgataTTGACAATATCAACTTAGTCAAGCTTCACCAGTATGTTAAAGAAAGTAATGTTGCTCACAAGGTACTATGATTCATATTGCTGATGTTCCATTCAAATTTTTTGCTTCTAGCTGATGATATATATTAGCTTCTCAGGTCAGTGGATACGGGTCTAAATTAATCAGCTCTGAGGGATTGCCTGCACATGCCAATAGCCAGAACCTTGATGCTGAAGGAAGCCTTATATCTGGTTTTCAAGCACTGGTTGATATATTGGTCTCTCTAATAAATAATGATAGTGATGGCAGAATAATTGTTTCCAAACGAAAGTCCTCTTGTCTGGGCCAAATTGAAGAAGGATACATAAAATTTGTCATGCTGTCTGGAGAGAAGATCTTTCATGAGGTCTCAAGTTTCAACCCGAATACTTCAAGCATTGAATCTTAATATACATGTGAATGAGTTTACCAACCTATTTTGATGTGACATTAAGCAGATAGCAGTTCAAGCACATGCTGTGGTGCTGACAGGTGGGACTCTTCAGCCCATTGAAGAGACTAGAGTGAGGCTCTTTCCTGACCTATCACTTGATCAAGTGCTTTTCTTCTCTTGCAACCATATTGTTCCTCCAGAGAATATCTTGCCAATAGTTGTTTCTCGTGGGCCTTCTGGTATGACATTTGATTTTAGCTACAATTCACGTGGCTCTGCAAGAATGGTTAGTAGACAGCTCCTCTCATTGGTGAAcattttgttggtttttagtTTTGGGCCATTATTTATGATTGACAAATATCTTTTCTTAAagaaatgttttatattttaaaaattacattgttCTGTGTAGTTCTGTGGATTATCTACCTGCCAGAAACCAAGGAGAAACAGGACATAGAAGAAAAACCTAATCAATTTCTTCAGTTCACTCAGATggactttgttttgtattattacATTTGCATGCATCAGCTTTTGTACAAAGTTGCATATAATTCATAAACCATCTAAACTTGATGTCCTTGTGCTGCCAATTGAATTTGGTTAAACTTTTTCTGGTTTAGTGGCATAATGTGCCATCTGGTTTAATGAGGTTCATTGTGATCAGGTTTTAATAGTGTGgatttttttggtaaaattttAAGCCATGGAATGTTAATTAAGATCCTCAATATGTTCTACGTAGACATGGGTGATTGCTGACTGATAATCTAATGGTTTATACATTTGCATTGGCATCGACCCCTTCATTCCTTGTGGTTTTGTTCCATGACTATCACCCTTATAAAATCTGAACACCTTTTAGCTTTATCATGTTAGGGGGCTCTGGTTGTGTTGAATCACttgtactttttttcttttttttttttaatatccaaGGCCAAGCATTGACAATGCATATACACTTTTCAATAGGTTGTCGACTTCCATTGTCTGATTCTTTGGCTGATTTTGACCTAGATAGAAGAACTTGGTAGACTGCTATGCAATTTGGTGGTAGTCATCCCGGAAGGAATTGTAGTATTCTTTTCCTCATTTGATTACGAAGGGCAGGTATATGACGCATGGAAGACCTCAGGTGTTCTTCCCAGAATCCTTAAGAAAAAACGCATATTCAGAGAACCTCGGAACAATACAGAAGTCGAAGTCATCCTCAAGGAGTATCAAGAAACAATTACATTATCATCATCTGCAACCTCAAAAGAAAATCCTGGACCACAAGGTGCATTGCTTTTAGCGGTAGTTGGTGGAAAGGTTTCCGAAGGTATAAACTTCAGCGATGGAATGGGACGATGCATTGTTATGGTTGGACTTCCTTATCCAAGTCCATCTGATCTAGAATTGATGGAAAGAGTGAAACATATTGAAGGACTAGGAGGATCTCTCTCATCTAAAAACACAATGCCATTTCCTAACCGATTACATTCAAGTAACTCTATAAAGTCAGGCTTCGAAATACTAAGAAGTTGCAAACAGAGAGGGAAAGAATACTATGAGAACTTGTGCATGAAAGCTGTGAACCAGTCAATCGGTAATATAATTTCTTAGCTCACTAATAAATTTTCTGTCTGGGTGCAATGTTGATTCTAATGTGCTTCTTGTACTTCAACATTTATAATTTCAGGTCGAGCAATTAGGCATAGAAATGACTATGCCGCCGTCTTGTTAGTTGATTCACGGTATACATTTGATTCATCAACCATGAGTTCTTCTCATCCGACGAACAAACTCCCGGGTTGGATAAAACAGTGCCTTGTTTCTTTTACTGAGAATTATGGTGAAGTTCATAGACTCCTGCATCAGTTCTTCAAATCCCACAAGCAGCAGGGAGAATGTAAACGGGACTGCTAAAGAATTGTGTGGAATCAGATTTTCTGATGTTATTCTTAATTCTTGAGGATTAggtatgtttttcttcttcatttagtCTTTTATGGtttataattctatattttgaaCAGCAATGACATAGTTTAGTCTTGTTGtcaggaatatatatatatgatatatatgatCTTTAAATCATATTGGTGttcttttcactttttatttGTGTAGTTGATGTAAATGTGCTGTGGGTTTATCAATTCCAAAATTTCCAAATTTGTTGGTATTTATAGCCCAAATATTTGTTCCAGTTTGATTTTAACATTCTTGTAAATTTTAATCTATTTCTTCCAATTATTAGGAGAATTATATTACCAAAGTGCTTTAGTTTAGTTTTACTGGCGTCATTATGAAAAATGTCTTATGAAGATTTTTATTGCTCAGGTTCGAAACACGTTAGATATATTGGTGCCAAAAAAAGATTTCCAGCTGTGAGAGTGAGTTTGCAGCCCAatccttgtgtttgttgggtgagTACGCATGAATCGGATGATCAATTTCTGGTGATGCACATGCCCTGACATTTGGCTTACCCATTTTatcaatatatgtatgtataaatttCCGAGGTTCGCATTTTTCCCTTTAGAAGAAAagatattattgttttgttgaaaaaaaaaaattatagggcaTAAAAGAATAAAGAACAGCAAACCAAGGAAGAAAATAACTCATTCCCTATTttcataaactaaataaaaattaattaggaATTGGGTTGTATATATTTAATCTGATAAATAgcctaaaaattttaaagaaattcaattttgatgatgttctttctttaacatAGACACTGGTTAAACTTGCAAGAATATCTCTCTTAATTTTCTCCTCCCATAAACTTTGCCtctattttttataagttaaaaattataatgaaatcattttttatCTTCCCTGCCTACGGTCACATTtggaatttcaaattattttgggGAAATTTAAGTcatttgaaatttgtttttatattcttcgcaagtttaaaaaaaatgtaccatttgaaaaattaaaagaactggaaattgccaaaaaaaccctttaagtttgtaaaattgccaaaaacacccatttagttttgcaatccctaaaaaccccctccttttaaacaagatgtttttcaaacccccaaaccctgtaacggatgtgaacggagtaagtttcaaaatttatagacgaaaatgcccttgcatggggagtcgtggctgcagccatctcggcgatttgagaggaagtggggtggttttccgtaggggtaaccccgagaggcaatttattggagccgtttgctttttttctcaactcgcgtcttcgacTCTTCCGTTTCGAGTCgtctccgagttgtctctacgTGAGCCTCAGTATTTCGTGACTTTTTCATTTCCATCGGtatctcaaaggagaagtcccccgcgtaactagttggcatttcatcagtttgcaatctaaggtattgagtatgttTTATGATAAGCTGatcattacaaagaaagatttttttcggttttgtttttgtgttctgtttttgttggaagatattgaaagtcGCGTAGGGGATTTCTCAGTGAGGTTTTGTTAGACTgtagggagatttctcggctagggttttgttttgttttgcattttcgtctgtatacactatcgaaaaagttttttcgattgttatgatttgtgtaatatttataatgtacatttcccctttcatttgatatggttgcagttttacaaatgaggttgacgtttaagaaatgagatgttacagtttaagttttgttgtctctatttaagtattctcgtctctgtttaataagctgggtctctgtttaacatttgatatttctgtttaataattgagaggttaccgtttaaaacattaaatttgcgcttaaacttttgtgaatgtgttgttattgtcgcaggctggTGATTATggtggtcaacctagttaatgggcgatgctatttgacaccggtagtggagactttaactgaattgaaaaataacatgacccctcgacacggGAGATTGATTCGACGGACACCGCTTTAGCTGCTTatcgagctggaagctatataccaagagagggccccttcttgattctcttttgcaaagatgcgatggtcgcaccaataaattcaggatcgggaaaAGTCTGCTGAGTTTCgaacctcaagatgtggccctcgttcttggtacTCGTGCGATGACGACTGCGAGTGGTCTTTCgaaagaagaaaacccggtcggtcgaagggaggtatctatcaaaaaccctacgagagacacgagactccatcaagagcactcggtgCAACTCTTCTGgcagagggagaagaagataattttgtcaaactcctgatggtgtacctcatgggtccAGTCCTCTTTCCAAATacgtcatgctcggttccgaactggatcgttgattatgtcgatgatctaccagccatggggcgatacgaaTGGGCGCAGGCGGCGCagagtggcttatggaggatattccacgaGCGtagctcgagtgcaagatagatgcgctcggaagaagaccaacacggggtacattaagggttgctcgatCGCGCTTAACGATCGGGTTTTACTGAGATGACCCGGAACGGGGAAGAAAAGTCGGTTTTCGCAAGAttccaaggatgttgtgctacggtgaaagtactttacCTGAAGCGACGGCGAGTAGAAACCCGacattgtcatcgctcgatggaaaagaggtaataaatcatggacactgtttaacataagtctttaatgtttaaacattttatttagcgtttaactttagtatttaccgcttaactattattaaatcctggtttaaatatttttgttctcggtttaattatattctataacgtttaaatatataaacgaTCATGttcaatatagtttttatagtttaaaatgaatgatttcatttgaaaaatatttggtttacatatgttagtttctgaaatctggttccggcgaatcttgaagaagaaatatttgttgtgtGCCAACCGGCGACTGGATGCTATTGCTTCCCGGAACAACTTGCTCGAGCGGGATGAGAGGATGCACCTATACCGTGGCGCTGctggacgccgttctcctacttccgacccaccaGGCGCGATTCCTCGAGcacggagaagccctcccctaccccggcagatgcagaacaaccccctaccacgacagcgacggtccccgattgtggcggccccgaccatggcggcccctcGACCGTAGCGCCCCACCGCGACAttagggcgaagatgtcaccgcaactcttatgcagtacgccgatattgatgaccgagtttcctcggcttgtcgctcgtgttgaggcactcGGAAGGACGTTCTGCAACCGCCACGTCATCCCTCCAAAGAattgaagcacccgggacgaacgaggcgtcagaatttgacgacgacgacatcatcgggaaggtcattccaaggcggccacattcgaagagacttgcgaaaaagagcagaacaatactgcctctatctccaccgccggctgacgatgaaaaaATAGCAACaacatcggcggctgatgctgttactgagaCTGTCGCCGTTGaggacatggccatgacggtggaggacatcgtcgatgatgtggccgttgccgcggttgagaaagTCGTCaactctcttcttaatgaatcgatgaacccggtggaaccggttgccgagattgcggcatcaaagatggacacaattcttgcagatcaagaacaagctaagggcgTGTCTCCCGATGATGCTATCGTCGtagccacggttgagaagatcgttgaatctgttgccgtggccgtggcggtggccgacagtaccgcatccaagaaggacacaatcccaccacgacaagaaccatgtaaggatgtgtctgcggttgatgctgtcgccgtcgtccccgcatcgaagccagacacaatcccacaacaagaacaaccatgtaaggatgtgtctgcagttgatgctgtcgccatcgtccccgcatcgaaggaagatgatgctgaagaccccgaccgagcaacgagagagatgatcaaggccaatcaacaatgggacccgacggctcggaaagctttcgttccgaagaagaagaaatgggttggcctgtcgcgtcttaacaaatacgagcaggagttgatgaggatcttcctcaactgctctatggacgggtaagtttaaagtttttatgatattgtttaaaggttttgttatagtgtttaacgattttctaatattgtttaatgcctttatgttatcatttaatttgtctacttaacgtttaattatatataatatcatgtaacaattgataatatcatttaaatatttacaatatgatcttattatatcatcattatcgtttaacctcataGACTGTctgtgtggaagaatgacgctgtcagctACTACTCGCGATAAATTATACtactgcttgaggggaaggagatggtcactgatgatgtgatggacgctttcgtatgcatgaCTACAAAAAGTCAGCGAGCAAAGAGCATATCCTTACGAAGCGGCGTCTCCATCACCGGACCTCTTGCTTTGTCTGTTTATAAGCGAGGATGGCGCACATGAAAGCGAtgttatggctatggtcggggatgctTTGTCATGAACCGTGAAAGTTGAGTGtaatcctcccgataatcatgaatgaccacttccatatCGTCgtccggacaatgataaacaagaatacgggcattattcttcatgtccagAGTACGATAAGGACGTtatggacatggtaagttcttttaattatgtccgattaatatctgtttggtatttaatcgatattcctaatctcgacttgcatatctcgagcAGTGAGTCTATTCGGCGCTTGCCTGTCGATATGAGTTCGGCGAGTCGCGACAGCACGAAAGTACCCGCTCGTCACGTAAgcgaaaccccacgccaaaaacaaggaagcgtcgattgcgcgatacgtcatgcggtttatcgagcaattactttggggtgagaagttactgCCACCAGCAGCatgacgttccttacctcgggttaaggtatgttacccgcatacttaaggaagggaggCGTAGGGTGTCCACGACAAAGGGGTCGTCatggcgggttaaattttttgtttttgaagaacgtGTCCTgatatctcaatgtcaattttgtttcgAAACGTAAACCGGACAAAttaaattcattgtttttgtttttcgaagaacatgactttgatatctaaatgtaatttttttgtttgtttttgaattgtaaaagcgagttaaattccattcagttttatttcattgtttaatttacgttctaattgtgtacatttcactttcattgtttaaatataccatatatcgctttaaacatcgattgaaatatttcaaattctgatgctatccgtttaaaaataacaatgtctctgcttaaatacattcgattcgttgtaaagagtaagagtttaaatatggaaagttgcccatcaatacaccaTGTTTCCCTCATCGTAcgtcggcttatttacaatgcctagtcgcgACGAGCTTTCAGTTTCAAGATCAGTCGATTGTGACCCGGATCCATAGTAGCGGGCATGCAATGTCGCTCAGCAGACATCAAAaagcttgcgactcgatcctcttttcgcctaggccgcccaggctgccttctcgtcgCGTGGTCGCATAGCTGAAGCTCCACGATTTCCGTCGCTGAAGGGCGTCATCGTCgcggtatggggaatatagcttccttgtacgcccgGGTTTGTAATTAtcggcggtgaagtacccgc belongs to Dioscorea cayenensis subsp. rotundata cultivar TDr96_F1 chromosome 17, TDr96_F1_v2_PseudoChromosome.rev07_lg8_w22 25.fasta, whole genome shotgun sequence and includes:
- the LOC120280335 gene encoding ATP-dependent DNA helicase DDX11, with amino-acid sequence MVAAAAEKPGRSFPAFPFDPYPIQSEFMEFLYESLEKGGVAMLESPTGTGKTLSIICSSLQWIVDRRSKPKLAGEKPVAADDAAEEEPDWMRDFVVESMEKREVGSRRRSGFGLKSSGDKMSLPGLRNAEKSKEEVGNDDGAGVDDDDAQFLLEDYESDEGSGGSKRKGRKCLDLSSSEEDEDGGLGEIEEEVSPKIYFTSRTHSQLSQFVKEFKRTSFASEINLVCLGSRKNLCINSEVSKLRTANRINERCLELQTNKNHSKMKVGSDGGRTRGRKASAGCPMLKKQSSRDLFRNEVREQGALDIEDLVKIGTKYGACPYYGTRDMVRAADLVVLPYQSLLLSSARESLGLNLKNSIIIVDEAHNLADSLTSMYNAKITLSQLEQVHLHLELYFDRFRNVLGPANWRYIQTLLALSRSFMKLLAGDQNDSERSMTINDFLFSLDIDNINLVKLHQYVKESNVAHKVSGYGSKLISSEGLPAHANSQNLDAEGSLISGFQALVDILVSLINNDSDGRIIVSKRKSSCLGQIEEGYIKFVMLSGEKIFHEIAVQAHAVVLTGGTLQPIEETRVRLFPDLSLDQVLFFSCNHIVPPENILPIVVSRGPSGMTFDFSYNSRGSARMIEELGRLLCNLVVVIPEGIVVFFSSFDYEGQVYDAWKTSGVLPRILKKKRIFREPRNNTEVEVILKEYQETITLSSSATSKENPGPQGALLLAVVGGKVSEGINFSDGMGRCIVMVGLPYPSPSDLELMERVKHIEGLGGSLSSKNTMPFPNRLHSSNSIKSGFEILRSCKQRGKEYYENLCMKAVNQSIGRAIRHRNDYAAVLLVDSRYTFDSSTMSSSHPTNKLPGWIKQCLVSFTENYGEVHRLLHQFFKSHKQQGECKRDC